A single window of Zea mays cultivar B73 chromosome 10, Zm-B73-REFERENCE-NAM-5.0, whole genome shotgun sequence DNA harbors:
- the LOC100277703 gene encoding uncharacterized protein LOC100277703 precursor — translation MCPLRVILIFLSATVAGFFLVRGLNAEPDQFDADADADESGSPRAPLPLHSKVGSAVKAGFWTMVDMASGRYLWRTLVAQPANSESEKVR, via the exons ATGTGCCCGCTGCGGGTCATCCTCATCTTCCTCTCCGCCACCGTCGCGGGCTTCTTCCTCGTCAGGGGGCTCAACGCCGAGCCGGACCAGTtcgacgccgacgccgacgccgacgaGTCGGGATCCCCCAGGGCGCCCCTGCCTCTGCATTCCAAG GTTGGATCGGCTGTGAAAGCAGGGTTCTGGACGATGGTGGACATGGCAAGCGGGCGTTACCTCTGGCGCACCCTTGTTGCACAGCCTGCGAATTCAGAATCCGAGAAGGTCCGGTGA